The Candidatus Eisenbacteria bacterium genome contains the following window.
CGCGAACCAAAAGGGTGGGGTGGGAAAGACGACGACGGCGGTGAATCTCGCGGCCGCTCTAGCGCTGAACCAAAGATCAGTCCTCCTCGTCGATCTGGATCCCCAGGGAAACGCCGGAAGCGGGCTCGGATTTCCAAATCTCAAGAATACGAATCGCGGGATCTACGAGATCTTGACGGGAAGCTTAGCCGTGGATCAAGCCATCGTGGAAACCGGGATCGCGGGACTCAGTCTGGTTCCCTCCGGTCAGCGGCTCGCCGGGGCTGAGGTTGAGTTGGTGGACGCCGAGCGCCGGGAGTATCGGCTCAAGGACGCGCTTGCTTCCCTGACCGACCGCTTCGAATTCATCTTCATCGACGCTCCCCCCTCCCTCGGCATCCTTACTGTCAACGCGCTCACCGCAGCGGGGTCGGTCTTGGTGCCCGTGCAGTGCGAGTACTACGCGCTCGAAGGGTTGAGCCACCTCCTCGGGGCGATTCGGCTCGTGCAGCAGGGGCTCAATCCCTCGCTGCAGATCGAAGGTGTGCTGCTGACGATGTTCGACAACCGCCTGAATCTCTCCCAGCAGGTGCTGGATGAGACCAGGAAGTATTTCGCAGAGCGTGTCTATCGCACCGTCATACCGCGCAATGTCCGCCTCA
Protein-coding sequences here:
- a CDS encoding ParA family protein, yielding ANQKGGVGKTTTAVNLAAALALNQRSVLLVDLDPQGNAGSGLGFPNLKNTNRGIYEILTGSLAVDQAIVETGIAGLSLVPSGQRLAGAEVELVDAERREYRLKDALASLTDRFEFIFIDAPPSLGILTVNALTAAGSVLVPVQCEYYALEGLSHLLGAIRLVQQGLNPSLQIEGVLLTMFDNRLNLSQQVLDETRKYFAERVYRTVIPRNVRLSEAPSFGKPVVVYDPSCAGSVSYMNLASEVMNHG